CACGTTCGCGGGTTTCACGTCCCGGTGCAGTACCCCGTGTCGGTGGGCGTAGTCGAGCGCCGTGGCCAGCTTCGCCCCGATCGTACACACGGTCGTCGCCCAGTCGCGTTCGGCCCACTGAGCACGGACGGGTGAAGCCGCGGCCGGCACCTCTCCGCGCCGCATCAGGATCGCGTCGATCGCGTCGAGGAGTGTGCGCCCGCTGCGCTGATCGGCGGGCACCGTGCGAACGTGGGTAATCACGTCCTGGAGCGTCCCGCCCGGCAGGTACGGCATGTAAACCAACTGGAGGCCGCGCTCGTTCAGCACCCGCTGGTCGTACACCCGGACGATGTGCGGGTGATCCAGTTGGGCCAGAGTCTGCGCCTCCATCCCGCGCGACGCCGTTACTTTCAAAGCCACGAGCCGCTGCATGGTCAGTTGGCGGGCCATAAACACCTTCGCGAACTGCCCCTCTCCGATCAGCGTGAGCAGGTCGAAGTCATCGAGCCGGCTGCCCGCACGAACCGACACCGCCGCCCGCGAAGCGACGATCGAGGTTGAGCGGGCCACGGCGGTGCCCCCCAGGAGCCGTGCCAGTTCGTCGGCGCGGTCCGGAAAGCGATCGAAATAGTCGCCCGGTTGGGGGTCGCGCCCCGCGCGCCGGCGCAGGTGGAAGTCCTCGTACAGGAGATCCGCGGGTAAACCGGTTGATCCCAGTTCGGGAAAATCCTTAACGTAGTCCTCAAGCGCGCGATCGAGCCCGCGCTGCAAACGCGATTCGAGATCGAACTTAATAAGCTCTACCAGAAGCAACCCGCGAACGTCGGGCGCCCCCACGACAAGAAACGCCGCGAGTTCGGGCGGTCCACTGGCCGACTCCCATTCATGAGCGAACGCTTCCAGGCGGTCCGTAATCACGGACCAGATCTGGGTCGTTGAAGTCAGTGACGACGGTCGGGTTGGTGCCTGCATGTGTGAACCCAGATCGGCGCCGCGGCGCGGGTGAGCAGTTACAATACACCCGATCGCCCCTACGAGAAATGGCCGCGAACCGCCCCGGAGCTTCCGCAATGAGCGACGTGCCTCGCTCCGACGCCCCCCTCGACCCGGCCGCCTTCGCTGCTTTTCTTGAGCAGCGGCGCCCGGGTCTGGTCGCGTTCATTGAAGGGCGCCTCGGCGCCACTCTGCGCGGGAAGTTGGACCCGCAAGACATTGCCCAGGAGGTCGCGATTAAGGCGCTTCGGGAGTTGCCCCAAACCGATCTCGGGGACCGTGACCCGTTCGGCTGGCTGTGCCACCTGGCCGAACAGTGCGTGATCGACGCCCACCGACACTTCACGGCGTCCAAGCGGGCGGCCGAGCGCGAACAACCCGGGAACGTTCCGGCCGGTGAGGGAAGCTCGGATCTGATCGCGCTCCTCGCCGCCAGCATCACCACCCCGACCCAAGCCGTCGTTCGCGACGAGCGCGAGGTCCGGCTCCGGGAAGCGATCGCGACTCTACCCGAAGAACACCGCGAAGCGCTCCGCTTGCGCTACGTCGAGGGACTCGCAACAAAGGACGTGGCCGCTCGTTTGAATAAATCGGACGTTGCGACGCGGGTTCTACTCACCCGCCTCGTCCACCGCCTTCAGGAACTGCTCGGGCCAGGTGAAGGGGCGTGACCGTTATTCAGCGGAGCGATTGAATCTCGAAAACGCCGCAAACCCTTTCGGGCCCGCGATCAACGAGTGCTCCAACGACAAAGCGGTGACCGGAATCAAATCGGGGTTGATACGCGATGAGAATTCGAGGTAGCTTCTGACGGCCGGCTGGGAGGCGAGTTCAGTCGGCAGGCGCCGGTGTGGGTCGTTCCCGCCGGCGTCTTTCGTTGGCGGCAGTGCCACCCCTCCATTCTCGGTACGTAACCAATCGCCCGCTGCTCCAATACGACACGAAGGCACGGGATCAAAAGCGGGTCACGAGCTGGGCTTGGCAGAGCGAAGCACCTTCGCAATACTACCCCACCAACCCAGGAACCGAGTAATTTGCCGAAGCGAGACGCGACGATGTTCAGGCACGGACTGCTGCTCGTGGTCGCGATCGCGTGCGAAACGGTCGCCACTCTACTCCTCAAGCGCTCGGACGGGATGTCCCGGCTCTGGCCCAGTGTCGGGATGCTCGTGGGTTACGTTGCCGCCCTATTCCTGTTGTCCCTCGTGTTGAAATCGCTCCCGGTCGGACCCGTCTACGCCGTGTGGTCCGGCCTGGGAACCGCCCTCACCGCTTTACTTGGATACATCGCGTTCGGAGACCGGTTGCCGCCCGGTGCCTGGGTTGGCGTGGCGCTCGTCTGTGCCGGTGTCGTGTTTTTGTCGGTCTACCTTCCACGAACCGATTGAACCTGGTGTCATTTCCCCATCTCATCGAATCCGTCACCCGCGATCAATCGGCCACGTTCAACTACGGGCCACCGGATCTCAATACTTGAATTCCAACTGCCCCGAGATGAACCGCCCCGGGGCGAGGTCGGTCCGGTTCCGGCCCCGGAACGACAGCCCGCGGTTCTCGACAAAGAACCGGTCGAATGCGTACCCGGCGATGAGTTGGAAATCCACTTGTTGATAGATTCGGTACCCCACCCCGCCCTCCAATCGCTTTTCGTAGAGGAACAGTTGGTCCCGGCGGTCCGCGCGCTCGGCCCGGAACCAGCTCTGGTTCGCCCACTCGAACGCCGTAAACACGCGCGCCTCATCGGTCACGTGGTAACTGGCGCGCGCCTGTAAATCAGTGAGGGCCGCGTAGATGAGTTCGAGCTGAATCTGCCGGTACGGGTGGTAGTCGATCGATACGAACGGGAACCCGATGATCGTCGTGAGACGGTCGGTGTGGTACTCATAGGCCACACCGGGAACCGGGATGTTGCGTCCCAGTTGCCCGTTGGACGTGCTCACGACGTAGAACAACCACGCATTTTGGTCGCGTGCGGGCGCGCGAAGGAACGCGAGGGCCGAGATCGTCGCTTCCGCGAGGCTGTTGAACGGGCGGTCGCTCGCGGTACCGAAGTTGAGCGTCGTGCCCCAACTCCAGCCGCTCCCGAGCTGACCGACGTACCCGCCCCCG
This region of Gemmata massiliana genomic DNA includes:
- a CDS encoding RNA polymerase sigma factor, which produces MSDVPRSDAPLDPAAFAAFLEQRRPGLVAFIEGRLGATLRGKLDPQDIAQEVAIKALRELPQTDLGDRDPFGWLCHLAEQCVIDAHRHFTASKRAAEREQPGNVPAGEGSSDLIALLAASITTPTQAVVRDEREVRLREAIATLPEEHREALRLRYVEGLATKDVAARLNKSDVATRVLLTRLVHRLQELLGPGEGA
- a CDS encoding DMT family transporter; this encodes MFRHGLLLVVAIACETVATLLLKRSDGMSRLWPSVGMLVGYVAALFLLSLVLKSLPVGPVYAVWSGLGTALTALLGYIAFGDRLPPGAWVGVALVCAGVVFLSVYLPRTD